From Dermochelys coriacea isolate rDerCor1 chromosome 9, rDerCor1.pri.v4, whole genome shotgun sequence, one genomic window encodes:
- the ZC3H12B gene encoding probable ribonuclease ZC3H12B, translating to MTAWSMVEKLKMEKRHSKEERNVEQDSGDCSAESEEWTSSESEPDQPCFKNSCSNIQWRKKDISTKPHRQLCRSPCLDRPSFSQSSILQDLKLEECKINLDKEYQAKMDFALKLGYAGDQIQAVLNKLGADALINDILAELVRLGNKGESEGQGSVGSSSGTLVPRGPCPKEMASPELSLEDEVVDNTDNLRPIVIDGSNVAMSHGNKEEFSCRGIQLAVEWFLEKGHKDITVFVPAWRKEQSRPDAPITDQEILRKLEKEKILVFTPSRRVQGRRVVCYDDRFIVKLAFDSDGIIVSNDNYRDLQNEKPEWKKFIEERLLMYSFVNDKFMPPDDPLGRHGPSLENFLRKRPVIPEHKKQPCPYGKKCTYGHKCKYYHPERANQPQRSVADELRISAKLSAVKTMSEGALAKCGTGSSISKGDINSEVKRIAPKRQSDPSIRSVAVEPEERLSVARKSEANSVPSLVSALSVPTIPPSKSHAVGALNTRSASSPVPGSSQFTHQKSSLEHMASVQYPPILVTNSHGTSVSYTDQYPKYESLGDHGYYSMLSDFSNLSISSMRNTDYYGADADQGMYSRNSSPCPDNRLSHTSNDSYSSYNDLYLGVADTRAEDNVKVHRLSSQNRLQPFSHSYHEALTRVQSYGTEEPKQLPRKQSVSHLALHVQHPVVGARSSCPGDYPVPQSVHPSATAQPSRALVMTRMDSISDSRLYESNPMRQRRPPLCREQHASWDPLPCAADTYAYHSYPLSNNLMQPCYEPVMVRSMPEKMEQLWRNPWIGVCGEPREQHIIPEHQYQTYKNLCNIFPAGIVLSVMEKNPHMTDAQQLAAMIVAKLRTGR from the exons ATGACGGCCTGGTCTATGGTGGAGAAGTTGAAAATGGAGAAGAGGCATTCCAAAGAAGAGAGGAATGTAGAACAGGATTCTGGGGACTGCAGTGCTGAATCTGAGGAATGGACAAGCTCAGAAAGTGAGCCTGACCAACCATGCTTCAAGAACAGCTGTAGCAATATTCAGTGGAGGAAAAAAGACATTTCTACTAAACCACATAGGCAACTCTGTCGCTCTCCTTGCCTGGATCGTCCAAGTTTCTCACAGAGCAGTATCCTTCAGGACTTGAAACTGGAAGAGTGTAAAATAAACTTGGACAAGGAATACCAGGCTAAAATGGATTTTGCTTTAAAGCTTGGGTATGCTGGAGATCAGATCCAGGCAGTGCTGAACAAGTTGGGAGCGGATGCTCTAATCAATGATATTTTGGCAGAACTCGTGAGACTTGGCAACAAGGGTGAATCAGAGGGACAAGGCAGTGTCGGCAGTAGTAGTGGTACTCTGGTGCCCAGGGGTCCTTGCCCAAAGGAAATGGCCAGCCCTGAACTGTCACTTGAAGATGAAGTAGTGGATAACACTGACAACTTAAGACCAATTGTCATTGATGGAAGTAACGTGGCTATGAG CCATGGGAATAAAGAAGAATTTTCCTGTCGGGGGATTCAGCTCGCTGTTGAATGGTTTCTGGAGAAAGGACACAAAGATATCACTGTATTTGTACCTGCGTGGAGAAAAGAGCAGTCTCGACCTGATGCACCAATTACAG ATCAAGAAATTTTACGTAAATTGGAGAAAGAAAAAATTCTTGTCTTCACCCCATCTCGGCGAGTTCAGGGAAGAAGGGTGGTCTGCTATGATGACCGGTTCATAGTAAAACTGGCTTTTGACTCAGATGGCATCATTGTGTCAAATGACAATTATCGGGATCTTCAGAATGAAAAGCCAGAGTGGAAGAAATTCATAGAGGAACGCCTGCTAATGTATTCTTTTGTGAATGACAA ATTTATGCCTCCTGATGATCCTTTAGGACGTCATGGTCCAAGCCTTGAAAATTTCCTAAGAAAAAGGCCTGTTATTCCTGAACATAAAAAACAACCATGCCCTTACG GCAAAAAATGCACTTACGGACACAAATGTAAATATTACCATCCAGAACGCGCAAATCAGCCTCAGAGGTCAGTAGCAGATGAGCTTCGAATAAGTGCCAAATTGTCTGCTGTGAAAACTATGAGTGAGGGAGCTTTGGCCAAATGTGGCACAGGATCTTCCATTTCCAAAGGAGATATCAATTCTGAAGTGAAACGCATTGCCCCCAAACGCCAGTCAGACCCAAGCATTAGATCAGTTGCTGTGGAACCTGAGGAAAGGCTATCAGTAGCTCGGAAGTCAGAAGCCAACTCTGTCCCTTCTCTTGTTTCTGCATTAAGTGTACCAACAATCCCTCCTTCAAAGAGCCATGCTGTTGGTGCATTAAATACTCGTTCTGCAAGCAGCCCTGTACCAGGTTCATCGCAATTTACTCATCAAAAATCCTCACTAGAACACATGGCCAGTGTGCAGTATCCTCCCATACTGGTCACCAATAGCCATGGCACTTCTGTTAGCTATACAGATCAGTATCCCAAATATGAATCTTTAGGAGACCATGGCTACTATTCCATGCTCAGTGATTTCTccaatttgagcataagcagtATGCGTAACACAGATTATTATGGAGCTGATGCAGACCAAGGGATGTACTCTAGAAATTCAAGCCCCTGTCCTGACAATCGCTTAAGCCATACAAGTAATGATTCTTATTCCTCTTACAATGATTTGTATCTGGGTGTAGCAGATACCAGAGCAGAAGACAATGTGAAGGTCCACAGACTTTCATCCCAAAATCGTCTTCAGCCTTTTTCCCATAGTTACCATGAAGCCTTAACTAGAGTTCAGAGTTATGGAACTGAAGAGCCTAAACAACTCCCTCGCAAACAGTCTGTTTCACATTTAGCACTGCATGTCCAGCATCCAGTTGTTGGAGCACGGTCCAGTTGTCCAGGAGACTACCCAGTGCCTCAGAGTGTTCATCCATCAGCCACTGCACAGCCAAGTCGTGCCTTGGTGATGACAAGAATGGACAGTATTTCTGACTCGCGGCTTTATGAAAGTAACCCTATGCGGCAGAGAAGGCCACCCCTCTGTCGAGAGCAGCATGCTAGTTGGGATCCATTACCATGTGCTGCTGATACTTACGCTTACCATTCCTATCCACTGAGCAACAATCTCATGCAACCATGTTATGAACCTGTAATGGTAAGAAGCATGCCTGAAAAGATGGAGCAACTGTGGAGGAATCCCTGGATTGGGGTATGTGGAGAGCCACGGGAACAGCATATTATTCCAGAACATCAGTATCAGACATACAAGAATCTCTGCAATATTTTCCCTGCCGGTATTGTCCTCTCGGTAATGGAGAAAAATCCCCATATGACAGACGCACAACAGCTGGCAGCTATGATTGTTGCCAAATTGAGAACAGGGCGTTAA